In Rhodobacter xanthinilyticus, a single window of DNA contains:
- a CDS encoding HlyD family secretion protein produces MAKPSRNTIILGGLAVVAALGWLTWNRLQPAGLPTGFTSANGRIEATEVDIAALTGGRIAAINAAEGDLVKAGDVLVQMDVVQLNAQKRQSEAQLARAEIGVETAKALVAQAEAQERAALAAVDQAASVAEAAALRLARSEQLVRSNAISQQVLDDDRARDAQARAGVASAEASHAAALAGVSSAEAQVVDAGAAVDAAKASIDAIQATLDDATLKAPRSGRIQYRIAQEGEIVGSGGRILSLVDLGDVYMTVFLPTSQVGRVQVGSEVRLVMDAAQELVIPATVSYVADVAQFTPKTVETADEREKLMFRVRARIDPELLARHIEYVKTGLPGMAYLRLDPNTAWPDFLANVVK; encoded by the coding sequence ATGGCAAAACCGAGCAGGAACACCATCATTCTGGGCGGCCTCGCCGTTGTAGCTGCACTTGGGTGGTTGACCTGGAACCGGCTGCAGCCTGCGGGTCTGCCGACAGGTTTTACCAGTGCCAATGGTCGGATCGAGGCAACGGAGGTCGATATCGCGGCACTGACCGGCGGGCGGATCGCTGCAATCAATGCAGCTGAGGGTGATCTGGTCAAGGCCGGCGATGTTCTGGTTCAGATGGACGTCGTTCAGCTGAACGCGCAGAAACGCCAGTCCGAGGCGCAGCTTGCCCGGGCCGAGATCGGTGTCGAGACCGCAAAGGCGCTGGTGGCTCAGGCAGAGGCGCAGGAACGCGCGGCGCTGGCAGCGGTTGATCAGGCGGCGTCGGTTGCCGAAGCCGCCGCACTGCGGCTGGCGCGCTCTGAGCAGCTGGTCAGATCCAACGCGATTTCGCAGCAGGTGCTCGATGATGATCGTGCCCGTGACGCCCAGGCCCGTGCAGGGGTGGCTTCGGCAGAAGCAAGCCATGCAGCGGCGCTGGCCGGGGTGAGCAGCGCCGAGGCTCAGGTCGTTGATGCAGGTGCCGCCGTAGATGCGGCAAAGGCTTCGATCGATGCGATCCAGGCCACGCTGGACGATGCCACGCTGAAAGCGCCGCGCTCTGGCCGCATCCAGTATCGTATCGCGCAAGAGGGTGAGATCGTCGGCTCGGGCGGACGTATCCTCAGCCTTGTCGATCTGGGCGATGTCTATATGACGGTCTTCCTGCCGACCTCGCAGGTTGGCAGGGTGCAGGTGGGATCCGAGGTACGCCTCGTGATGGATGCAGCGCAGGAGCTGGTGATCCCGGCCACGGTCTCCTACGTTGCCGATGTGGCGCAGTTCACACCGAAGACGGTCGAGACCGCCGATGAGCGCGAGAAGCTGATGTTCCGCGTTCGTGCCCGCATCGATCCGGAGCTGCTGGCCCGCCATATCGAATATGTCAAAACCGGCCTGCCGGGCATGGCTTATCTGCGGCTTGACCCCAATACCGCCTGGCCCGACTTTCTTGCAAATGTCGTGAAATGA